A genome region from Lucilia cuprina isolate Lc7/37 chromosome 3, ASM2204524v1, whole genome shotgun sequence includes the following:
- the LOC111674801 gene encoding lectin subunit alpha-like, giving the protein MELLKRIVFLAIIIEIASCIPVDKWQKSEDLPIFFINTENKYNWHEAWNECASRNMSLVAVDTIEKHQEIDTLLRKHFAKPPNLWIGGNDLGENGKYIWFSTGKQFDFSNWSKGNPDNYKGLENCAHIWDQTDFEWNDGSCKSKIGYICEENRFAAAARKDFAIKKHFIDQLFEL; this is encoded by the exons ATGGAATTATTAAAACGTATCgtatttttagcaattattatagaaattgcaaGTTGTATACCGGTGGATAAATGGCAGAAATCGGAGGATTtgccaatattttttataaatacggaaaataaa TACAACTGGCATGAAGCTTGGAATGAATGTGCCTCAAGAAATATGTCTTTAGTGGCCGTTGATACCATTGAAAAACACCAAGAAATCGATACTTTACTAAGAAAACACTTTG CAAAACCTCCCAATCTATGGATAGGTGGTAATGATTTAGGCGAAAATGGTAAATACATATGGTTCTCAACGGGCAAACAATTTGATTTTAGCAATTGGAGTAAAGGCAATCCAGATAATTATAAGGGCTTAGAGAATTGTGCTCACATTTGGGATCAAACTGATTTTGAGTGGAATGATGGTTCGTGTAAATCGAAAATTGGTTATATTTGTGAAGAGAATCGTTTTGCGGCGGCAGCACGTAAGGACTttgcaattaaaaaacattttatagatCAATTGTTTGAGTTGTAA
- the LOC111674827 gene encoding serine protease persephone, which yields MKLNWHLFFAAAIIIVQENLCVPAIRPLSNQRRIIFPEDNWDDCFLDKESTQPGMCKSLEQCPEILKKWDNENVYPKTCYFIKKEQFVCCPIATAKEVSTTTKTPFSIFHDVFNTDPGLVTKKPKVETTTVKRPSNIFLDNLTTKPTPKRPSNIFLDKVTAADKTTTKTPSVVLPDIFNTEKPINNKRRNEIECDLQNSDINGESAQLSEFPFMAALGFKSRGDNKIWYPCNGVLVSSRYILTAAHCAEIGGEKPSFVQLGLPNLRETEEGSIKIKQIIKHQSYEDSKAIYNDIALVELDQEVNNRPVCLWSLTDIPITKLTSLGYGHSRLDGLGPNELIKSPLTTIENAECQEYYNLDDKFENMYIGDDHVCAGEKKQLHESCQSETGGSLIMELDKVFYVVGISSYGLGCADLPPSIYTRVSSFIDWIEQIVWPEIDVRFDRK from the exons atgaaattaaattggCATTTATTTTTTGCGGCCGCCATCATAATAGTACAAGAAAATT TATGTGTACCCGCCATACGCCCCTTATCCAACCAGCGTCGCATAATTTTTCCCGAAGACAATTGGGATGATTGTTTTCTAGACAAAGAATCCACTCAACCGGGCATGTGTAAGTCGCTAGAACAGTGTCCCGAAATATTGAAGAAATGGGACAATGAAAACGTTTATCCCAAAACCtgttattttatcaaaaaagaacaatttgtttgttgtccCATTGCAACGGCTAAAGAGGTCTCTACTACCACTAAGACGCCGTTTAGTATTTTTCACGATGTATTTAATACGGATCCCGGTTTAGTTACTAAAAAGCCCAAAGTGGAAACAACTACTGTTAAAAGGCCGtccaatatatttttagataatttaactACCAAACCCACTCCGAAGAGAccttcaaatatttttcttgatAAAGTGACAGCTGCAGATAAAACAACCACCAAGACACCTTCAGTTGTATTACCCGATATTTTTAATACCGAAAAAcctattaataataaaagacGTAATGAAATAG AATGCGATTTACAAAATTCCGATATTAATGGAGAATCTGCTCAATTAAGTGAATTTCCTTTTATG gCTGCTTTGGGCTTCAAATCTAGAGGcgataataaaatttggtatccCTGTAATGGCGTATTAGTATCCTCGAGATATATTTTAACAGCAGCCCACTGTGCCGAAATAGGAGG AGAAAAACCTTCATTTGTGCAATTGGGATTACCTAATCTGAGAGAAACGGAAGAAGGTTCtattaaaattaagcaaatcATTAAGCATCAAAGCTATGAAGACAGTAAGGCCATCTATAATGATATAGCTTTAGTGGAATTGGATCAAGAAGTAAA TAATCGTCCAGTTTGTTTATGGTCCTTGACCGATATACCCATCACAAAACTCACCTCCTTGGGCTATGGGCACTCACGTTTAGATGGCTTAGGTCctaatgaattaataaaatcaCCTTTGACTACTATAGAAAATGCTGAATGCCAAGAATACTATAATCTGGatgataaatttgaaaatatgtatattggaGATGATCATGTATGTGCCGGTGAAAAGAAACAACTCCATGAATCTTGCCAGAGTGAGACAGGGGGTTCTTTAATAATGGAATTGGACAAAGTATTCTATGTCGTGGGTATAAGTTCATATGGCTTGGGTTGTGCCGATCTACCACCCTCGATCTATACTAGAGTCTCTTCGTTTATCGATTGGATTGAACAAATTGTTTGGCCAGAAATTGATGTAAGATTTGATAgaaaataa
- the LOC111674800 gene encoding lectin subunit alpha-like, whose amino-acid sequence MKQLKCIINLIIIFSIFIKIAESVPVQKWYNEDDFAPFYIETELKYNWYEAWNECSAKNMTLGAVDTLEKNTALIKILKTQFDDKHINIWIGGNDLGNNGFFIWYSTGKRFEFTNWSKGNPDHYTELEHCVHYFDRTDFEWNDANCMQKMGFICEENRFLKEMRKNLAVKKNFIDQLFLL is encoded by the exons ATGAAACAATTAAAATGtatcataaatttaataattatatttagcatttttataaaaattgctgAAAGTGTGCCTGTACAGAAATGGTATAATGAAGACGATTTTGCacctttttatatagaaaccgAGTTAAAG TATAACTGGTACGAGGCCTGGAATGAATGCTCCGCCAAAAATATGACTTTAGGAGCTGTGGATACGCTAGAAAAAAATAcagctttaataaaaatattaaaaacccaATTTG ATGATAAACATATCAATATTTGGATTGGTGGCAATGACTTGGGCAATAATGGTTTCTTTATCTGGTACTCAACGGGCAAACGTTTTGAGTTCACCAATTGGAGTAAAGGCAATCCAGATCATTATACCGAATTAGAACATTGTGTCCACTATTTCGATCGCACAGATTTTGAGTGGAACGATGCGAATTGTATGCAAAAAATGGGATTTATCTGTGAAGAAAatcgttttttaaaagaaatgcgTAAAAATTTAGCTgtgaaaaagaattttattgatcaattgtttttactttaa